The Candidatus Methylomirabilota bacterium region GAGAGAAACCCCACCACCAGACAGTCCAGCTGGACCGGGGTGCTCATCATGGTGGCCAGCTCTTGGCCGTTCACCATGATCGTCAGGGGTCGTTCCGTGACCACGCCCTTGTCGAGTGCCTCGAATCGTCCTGCCTTGAATCGGTAGGTACCCACGCGCCTCCAGCATCGGCTAGTACAGGTTAAAGGGCCACTTGGAGGGGGGAAAGACGAGAGGCTGCTTGTACTCGCCCCCCCACACGATGACAAATCGGAGGATCATTCCTCCCAACAGGGCCAGGCCGAAATAGGAGTATGCTAACGCCGGGATGGGCCGCTTGGTCAGGAAGCTCGCTGCGGCCAGGAGCAATGGAAGCCCCAGGGCCACTCCGACGACCCCGCCCCAAAACCAGGACGACAGGGCTCCTTGAGTGAGCACATTGACGACGAACTCCCCCCCCTTCGCTTTCTGCGTCAGATAGCCCATGAAGCTATACAACTCGAAGGACTCGAGGAGGATGGCAATCCCCATGAAAAGGGTGAGCCATCGAATCACGTCAGAGCGGTCCCGGTCTTCCAAGCGTATCGGCCCCACCAAAGGCAAGGAGATCTGGGTGGCCACGAGCGTCGCAATGCCGGCGAGCGCGATCCCGGTTGTGACCCCGGAGTTCAGGAACATGATGGGGAGATATTTCTGGCTCCAGAGAGGGACGAATCCCTGAGCGCTCAAGAGAAACCCGGTATACCCTGCGAGTCCGATCGCCACGGGAATTCCGACGATAGCGACCACAATCCGTGCCCGGCGGTCCACCCCAAAGAACCACAGAGCTGGGTAGGCTGCAGACACGGCCATGAAGGGGGCAAGGATCCACGCGCCGATGACCATCCACGACTCAAAGTTTGTGAAGAAGAGCGGAAAGAGGATCCCCCGCTCCGGCTTCCCGAGGTGAATTGACAGAAAGAGTCCGCCAAGCGCGGCCATGGGGAAGGCCAAATACCCAGCGGCCTTGGCCACCGCTTCAAACCGAGGGGCCTTCAGGCTGACCAGGTCGCAGATCGCTGCAACGATAAAGATCCCGGCCGCCAACCCTCCGAAAAAGAGATACAGCGGGATGTGAGGCGTCGAAGACCACTGGCGGGCCACGAGCTGGACAAGTGGGCCACTCGGGTCCAACTGATCAATTGGTGGCATCGCTATCCCCTCCTGCCCACGGGTTAATGGTTTTGAAAAATACCCCTAAAGCAAGGAAATCCCCACCGGTGCCCTCGATATAAGGATACCGGTGGGGATCCCGGTTTCTCAAGTGCAAAAACGAGGCTGCTACGTTTGGCGTACTAGAACCCGCCTACCTACCCGTGGGATAGGCACTCCCCCACCCCCAGGCGCCGCCACCAGAGCCGCGGGCGGCCATCCGCGTCCGCACCACATTGGCCACCTCCTCGGCATCCCCGGCCACCAGCGCCTTGGTGGAGCAAACCGAGGCGCACATGGGCAACTTCCCCTCTGCGATCCGGTTGGACCCGTACATCCGCCGCTCCTTCTCCGAGAGCGGCTCCTCGGGCCCGCCGGCGCAGTAGGTGCACTTGTCCATGACGCCCCGCGCCCCAAAGGGGCTGGACTTGGGGAACTGCGGGGCTCCAAAGGGACAGGCGTACAGGCAATACCCGCACCCGATACAGGTCTCCTTGTTGACGTGGACGATCCCATCCGGTCGATGGTATAGGGCATCCACCGGACAGACGGCCACGCACGGTGCCTTGGAGCAGTGCATGCAGGGGACGGCGACGTTCGTCTCCCCCGGCACCCCCTCGTTCACCGTGACCACCCGGATGCGAGCAATGCCCTGCGGGACGTTATTTTCGTTCTTACACGCGACCTCGCAGCCGCCGCATTCGATGCAGCGCTTGACGTCGATGTAGAACTTCATCCGCGCAGGCGTCAATAGCGCCATAGCTCACACCTCCTTAGGCCTTCCGGATCCGGCAAAGGCCCGTCTTGGTTTCCTGCATCTGGGTGACCCGGTCGTAGCCGTAGTTGGTGATCACATTGGCCGACTCGCCGATGCCGTAAGGCACCGTCCCCTCGGGGAACTTGTGGGCGAGCGACTTCCCCTCGAAAGAGCCGCCCCAGTGAAAGGGGAGCATGACGGTGTCGGGCCCCACCCGGCGGGTCACCTTGGCCTGTACCTTGACCATACTCGGCTTGTCATCCAGGTCTTCCGGCGACTCGATGATCATCCAGCCGCCGTGCTTGATCCCGTAGTCGTTGGCCAGCTTCGGGTGAATCTCGCAGTACATCGAGTTCAGCTCAACGAGCCACCAGCAGGCCCGCTCGGCCGCACCGCCCCCCTCGAACTCGACCTGCCGGGCGGTCGTCAGGATGATCGGGTACTTCTTCACCCAGTCCGGCTTCTGCAGGCTCTTCCAGAGGGTCGGCACGCGGTAATGGTTCTTGACATCATCGTAGGTTGGGTACTTGGCGATAAGGTCGGGCCGCGGGCTGTGGAGCGGCTCCCGGTGCAGCGGGATCGGGTCCGGGATATTCCAGGCCTTGAACCGGGCCCGGCCGTTGCCGTATGGGGCGAGCCCCTGGGCGATGGCCTCTTCAAATACCTTACCGCTGAGATCGGTCTTCCAGTTCTTCCGCTCAGCATAACCGCCGTCGATGGAGCTCTTCGGCGGGGCCGAGCCAGCCGACGCCAACATGGTCTGGCCGTCGGGCGACGTGACCCCCCACCGGGCCCGGAAGCCCATGCCCCCCTCGGCCACCGGCACTTCGATCCGGTACAGGATGGGGGTGCCGGGATGCTTCTCGTTCCAGCAGGGCCAGCTGAGACCCCAGTACTCCCCATCGACCGGCCCACCCTCGGCGCGCTTGGTCTTTACCTCAAAGGCGTGGGCCCACTTCTGCTGCCGCTTCATCCGCTCTGGGGTCTGGCCGACCATGCCGATGGTCCGCATGCCAAGGTTCCACTCCCGGATGATGTCGTCGATGGTTTCTTCCGGAAGCTCCTTGAGATCCTTCGCGCTCTTTGGCACGCCCTTCCAGTTGCCCCGCTTGCTGTGAATGAGCTTGTCCTTGAGCCCGAGCCGCTCGGCGAGGTCGAGCAGGATTGCCAGGTCGGTCCGGGACTCCCAGACCGGCGGCACGATTCTGTTGCGCCACTGGATATCCCGGTTCGAGTTGGTGACGCTCGTCCACTGCTCGTACTGGGTCGCCGCCGGCAGGAGGTAGACCCCATCCTTCCGGTCGGGCAGCACGGCCGTGTTGGTGACGAAGGGGTCGATATCGACCAAGAGCTCGACCTTCTCCAGGGCCTTCTTGACGCGGTCCATCTGGGACTGGGAGTTTGAGCTATGGCCCCAGTATAGCGCGGCATGGACGTTGACCCCACCGTTGCTCAGCTCCTTCTTGGCATCCATCAGGACGCCCTCGTACCACCGGGCGACCGTGAAGCCCTTACTGTTGAAGGTCTTGGGGTTAAACCGCGCCTTGACCCAGTTGAAATCGACGTCCCAGACGTTACTCCAGTGCTTGTACGCCTTCTCGGAAAGGCCGTAATACCCGGGCAACGTGTTCGAGAGCACACCGAGGTCGGTCGCACCCTGGACGTTGTCATGCCCCCGGAACACATTGGCGCCGCCACCCCGCACCCCCATATTGCCCAGGATGAGCTGCATGGTGCAGTAGGAGCGGGTGACGCACGTGCCGTTGGTGTGTTGGGTGCCGCCCATCGCCCAGATCACCGTCCCCGGGCGGTTGTCCGCCATGGTCTTGGCGATCCGGTGCAGGTCCTCCTTGGTGAGGCCGGTGATATCGGCGACCGTGTCTGGGTCAAATTTCTTGACAACGCTTTGCCATTCGTCGAACCCGTACGTCCGCTCGTTGATCATCTGCCGGTCTTCCCAGCCATTGGCCAGGATGATGTTGCAAAGCCCGTAGATGAGCGCCACGTCGGTGCCCGAGCGGTGGCGGTAGTACTGATTGGCAAAGGCCGCCGTCTTGGTGAACCGGGGATCGATCACGATGAGCTGGGCCCTGTTCACCTCTTTGGCGGTCAGGATATGCTGCATCGAGATCGGGTGGGACTCGGCACAGTTCTCGCCGATGACCATGATGCTCCGGCTGTTGCGGATGTCATTCATCGAGTTGGTCATGGCGCCGTAGCCCCACACATTGGCGAGTCCGGCGACGGTGGTCGAGTGGCAAATGCGGGCCTGGTGATCGATGTTATTGGAGCCCCAAAGGGCGGCGAACTTCCGGATGCTGTACGCCATCTCGTTACCATGGTGGGCCGAGCCGAGGATCATCAGCGCGTCCGCACCGTGCTTCTTCCGGATCGCGGTCAGCTTCTGAGCGATCTCGGACATCGCCTGGTCCCAGCTGATCCGTTGCCACTTTCCGCCCTTCAGCTTCATCGGGTAGCGGAGACGCTTCTCGCTGATCACGTGCTCCCGACCCGCTGCCCCCTTGGAGCAGAGGCTCCCTAAATTGATGGGGTGCTCAAACCATGGCTCGATGCTGACCCAAACCCCGTTCTGTTCCTCCCCGATAAAGCCGCACGCGACGGCGCAGTTGCCGCAGATCGTCTTAATCTGGTTCAGCTTTGGGGCCTCGACCGCGGCAGCGGCATCCCGGGTCAGGGGACCGGGCAGGGCGGAACTCATCACCCCGGCGCCCATTCCGATTCCGGCCGCTCTCAAGAAGCTGCGGCGGTCGATCACGGGGTTCAGCTTGTCGAGCCATGAGGGCGAGGCCATGGCCTCGCTCGCTCTTACTCTCCGTAGCGTCATCCCCATACCTCCGTCCTACTCCTAGGTGTAGAGGGTCTTGTAATAACTTTCCACGTCTTCGGTGCGGCGGTACAGGATGGGTTCCCGACTCGAGGGCTTCTTGGACTTGGGCGCCGCCGCGGCCTTCTTGCCGGTCATCCCCAAAGCGGCTGCGACACCGGCGCCCATCAGAAGCCCTTTCAGGAACGTCCTGCGACCGCTACCAGATCTACTCTCACTCATATAAATATCCCCCTTTCCTTCGCCTCAACTGATGCAGGTCAGGGAGCGACATACACCGGAACCCTCTTCAAGTTCAGCGTGCTCGAACTCGACCAGGAACCCCTCCTGGAGGTCTTCGAAGCTTCCGCCTTGCATCCCCATGGTCTCTTCCTCGGCGACTTCAATGATGAGATCCTCAGGGAACTTTAACGTCACCTCCTTTCCATCCGACGTTTCGATCACTGCTGTGCGCTTCACTCGGTCCAGTTTTCGCACGGTCCCTTCGTTCAAACACATCACCCCCTTTCGGATACACTAATCCCTTTCAGGTGGTTTATTAAAACCCGGTTTGAAATTTGGGCCGCCATAAACGACGCCCCGTGCAGTGGTTGGTGGACCCTAGTTCTTTACTGGTAGGACATTACGTTAAGGTGTAGGTGCTTCAGTACCTACAGATTATCTGAAACACGATCCCGCCTGTCAAGTATTTTTTAAGGGGGTCCCCGCCTATCCGTGAGGGGGGCAAGAGGGGGACTCCTCCTCCGGCTCATCTGCCGCTTCGGCCGTAAACAGGGGCCCCGTAAAGCCCGATTCTTTCACCTGGATCAGATGGGCGGGCCTCTCCGAACCCCAGTCCGCCAGGAGCTCCTTCTCAAACTCCAGGAACCCCCGGACCACCTTGCCCACGCCCCGGTAGAACTCTCCCCCGAGCTTTTCTAAATCTTCAGCGAACCGGGGGACCCACCGGCTGAGGTGGGCTTTCAAGAAGTCCCCCTGTAGATTGAGCCATTGGGTCTCCTCGTCGGGATTGGCTGCAGTCTCCTGCCGGGTGATCAATTGGCGCATGATATCGGACGTAAAGGCGATGTGGTCATCTGGCTCAGGCCACTCCTCCTGCTTCGCGAGCCCGACCCGCCGCATGAAGTTCCGGATCTGGACGAGGGGGGGACCGAATAGCTTGCCCGTGAGATACAAAGATTCGCAGGGGGTGATCTTTGGGATGCCCGGACCCACAAAGAGGGGGGTGAACTCCTCGACCACTTTCGCCGCCAGGCCCTGGGGGTTCTCCCGATCCTGCTGGAGGAATTGGCCCACCTCCCGCCACCCTTCCCCCAAGAGGGGACGCAGGGCAGCTGCCGCCTCGACGCGAGCCTCCAGGTTCTGCCCGAGCAGCGTTAGTAGCTCCGCCGTCGGCTCCCGCAGGAAAAGGACAGAGAGAAGTTCGTAGTACTCACGGCGGAACTGGCTGAGTTCCCGATCGCCGATCACGGCTCCCATCCCTTCTCCATTTCCATCATCGCCTTGACGGCCCGGCAGTCCGGGCACATGAGCAGCAGATCCGCCCGGCCCTCGAGAAAGGCCTCCATCATCCCCACCTTGACCTGAATGGCAGCGAGCGCCCGCTTGTTGATGTATTCTTTCCCGCACTGGAGGCAGCCCACCATCTCGTCCTGGACCATCACCTGATAGGCAAAGGCCGCTTTTTCCAGGATCAGGTCCCGATGCAGGGTGATGACGTTTTCCGG contains the following coding sequences:
- the nrfD gene encoding polysulfide reductase NrfD, coding for MPPIDQLDPSGPLVQLVARQWSSTPHIPLYLFFGGLAAGIFIVAAICDLVSLKAPRFEAVAKAAGYLAFPMAALGGLFLSIHLGKPERGILFPLFFTNFESWMVIGAWILAPFMAVSAAYPALWFFGVDRRARIVVAIVGIPVAIGLAGYTGFLLSAQGFVPLWSQKYLPIMFLNSGVTTGIALAGIATLVATQISLPLVGPIRLEDRDRSDVIRWLTLFMGIAILLESFELYSFMGYLTQKAKGGEFVVNVLTQGALSSWFWGGVVGVALGLPLLLAAASFLTKRPIPALAYSYFGLALLGGMILRFVIVWGGEYKQPLVFPPSKWPFNLY
- the fdh3B gene encoding formate dehydrogenase FDH3 subunit beta, with the translated sequence MALLTPARMKFYIDVKRCIECGGCEVACKNENNVPQGIARIRVVTVNEGVPGETNVAVPCMHCSKAPCVAVCPVDALYHRPDGIVHVNKETCIGCGYCLYACPFGAPQFPKSSPFGARGVMDKCTYCAGGPEEPLSEKERRMYGSNRIAEGKLPMCASVCSTKALVAGDAEEVANVVRTRMAARGSGGGAWGWGSAYPTGR
- a CDS encoding molybdopterin-dependent oxidoreductase — encoded protein: MTLRRVRASEAMASPSWLDKLNPVIDRRSFLRAAGIGMGAGVMSSALPGPLTRDAAAAVEAPKLNQIKTICGNCAVACGFIGEEQNGVWVSIEPWFEHPINLGSLCSKGAAGREHVISEKRLRYPMKLKGGKWQRISWDQAMSEIAQKLTAIRKKHGADALMILGSAHHGNEMAYSIRKFAALWGSNNIDHQARICHSTTVAGLANVWGYGAMTNSMNDIRNSRSIMVIGENCAESHPISMQHILTAKEVNRAQLIVIDPRFTKTAAFANQYYRHRSGTDVALIYGLCNIILANGWEDRQMINERTYGFDEWQSVVKKFDPDTVADITGLTKEDLHRIAKTMADNRPGTVIWAMGGTQHTNGTCVTRSYCTMQLILGNMGVRGGGANVFRGHDNVQGATDLGVLSNTLPGYYGLSEKAYKHWSNVWDVDFNWVKARFNPKTFNSKGFTVARWYEGVLMDAKKELSNGGVNVHAALYWGHSSNSQSQMDRVKKALEKVELLVDIDPFVTNTAVLPDRKDGVYLLPAATQYEQWTSVTNSNRDIQWRNRIVPPVWESRTDLAILLDLAERLGLKDKLIHSKRGNWKGVPKSAKDLKELPEETIDDIIREWNLGMRTIGMVGQTPERMKRQQKWAHAFEVKTKRAEGGPVDGEYWGLSWPCWNEKHPGTPILYRIEVPVAEGGMGFRARWGVTSPDGQTMLASAGSAPPKSSIDGGYAERKNWKTDLSGKVFEEAIAQGLAPYGNGRARFKAWNIPDPIPLHREPLHSPRPDLIAKYPTYDDVKNHYRVPTLWKSLQKPDWVKKYPIILTTARQVEFEGGGAAERACWWLVELNSMYCEIHPKLANDYGIKHGGWMIIESPEDLDDKPSMVKVQAKVTRRVGPDTVMLPFHWGGSFEGKSLAHKFPEGTVPYGIGESANVITNYGYDRVTQMQETKTGLCRIRKA
- a CDS encoding molecular chaperone TorD family protein, with product MGAVIGDRELSQFRREYYELLSVLFLREPTAELLTLLGQNLEARVEAAAALRPLLGEGWREVGQFLQQDRENPQGLAAKVVEEFTPLFVGPGIPKITPCESLYLTGKLFGPPLVQIRNFMRRVGLAKQEEWPEPDDHIAFTSDIMRQLITRQETAANPDEETQWLNLQGDFLKAHLSRWVPRFAEDLEKLGGEFYRGVGKVVRGFLEFEKELLADWGSERPAHLIQVKESGFTGPLFTAEAADEPEEESPSCPPHG
- a CDS encoding 4Fe-4S dicluster domain-containing protein translates to GTGRNPGRVKENTPFPFAWADVRAEGCTMCRSCVNICPVHAFKLDDEKHTLEFRYMSCVACGMCEKACPENVITLHRDLILEKAAFAYQVMVQDEMVGCLQCGKEYINKRALAAIQVKVGMMEAFLEGRADLLLMCPDCRAVKAMMEMEKGWEP